The following are encoded together in the Microbacterium hatanonis genome:
- the greA gene encoding transcription elongation factor GreA: protein MSSDAPVTFLTQDAYDRLANELEYLSTTGREEIAKRIESAREEGDLKENGGYHAAKDEQGKQEARIRTLKALLKDATVGEAPQSHGVVESGTIVTAIVAGGEERFLLGNREIAVDSELDVYSEASPLGAAILGQSEGAKVSYTAPNGREIPVEVVKVETYSGE, encoded by the coding sequence GTGTCCAGCGACGCCCCGGTGACGTTCCTCACCCAGGATGCCTACGACCGCCTCGCCAACGAGCTCGAATACCTGTCGACGACCGGCCGCGAGGAGATCGCGAAGCGCATCGAGTCGGCTCGCGAAGAGGGCGACCTCAAGGAGAACGGCGGTTACCACGCCGCGAAGGACGAGCAGGGCAAGCAGGAAGCACGCATCCGCACTCTGAAGGCGCTGCTGAAGGACGCCACCGTCGGCGAAGCTCCCCAGAGCCACGGCGTGGTCGAGTCGGGAACGATCGTCACCGCCATCGTCGCGGGAGGCGAAGAGCGATTCCTCCTGGGCAACCGCGAGATCGCCGTCGATTCCGAACTCGACGTGTACAGCGAGGCCTCTCCGCTCGGAGCGGCGATCCTCGGCCAGAGCGAGGGCGCCAAGGTGTCGTACACCGCGCCCAACGGCCGGGAGATCCCGGTCGAGGTCGTCAAGGTCGAGACCTACTCCGGCGAGTAG